The following is a genomic window from Chania multitudinisentens RB-25.
CCGGTTATTTTTCTGGCTTACTTGATTTTGGATATCTGTATGACGCGTTATGCCGCACTGGCCGCCATTCTCAGACAACGTATTGAACAAGGTCTTTATGCCGCAGGCGAACGTTTGCCTTCGGTACGCGCACTCAGCCTGGAGCACGGCGTCAGTATCAGCACGGTGCAACAGGCTTACCGCCAGCTTGAAGAGTGCCTGCTCGTTGAACCACGCGCAAAGTCGGGTTATTTCGTGCGCCGGCCACATCGGATTGCGGAACTGCCCGCCGTGACTCGCCCGGTACAATGGCCTGTCGATATTTCGCAATGGGAACAGGTATTGGATCTGATCCGCAGCAAACCACACAGCTATCGGGTGCAACTGGGGCGTGGTATGCCAGACGTCAACGAACCCACGCTCAAGCCACTGATCAAAGCATTGGGTAATACCGCCCGCCACGGCGATCTGCGCAGCTTGTATTACGATGACATTCAGGGCGTCGTTGGCTTGCGCGAGCAGATTGCCCGCCTGCTGCTGGATTCAGGCTGCCAGCTTGACGCCGAACAGTTGGTGATCACCACCGGCTGCCACGAGGCGCTTTCCTGTGGACTACGCGCCATTTGTCAGCCAGGGGATATTGTCGCGGTTGATTCCCCCTGCTTTCATGGCACCATGCAGACCTTGAAAGGGCTGGGAATGAAGGCGCTGGAGATCCCAACCGATCCTTTGACCGGCATCAGCCTTGAAGCTTTGGAAATGGCTCTGGATCAGTGGCCAGTGAAGGTGATTCTGCTGACGCCGAACTGCAACAATCCATTGGGCTACATCATGCCGGACGCCCATAAAAAACGTTTGTTAACGCTGGCACAGCGTTGCGACGTGGCGATTATCGAAGATGATGTTTATGGCGACATTGCCTACAGCTACCCCCGGCCGCGCACCATCAAATCTTTCGACGGTGACGGGCGAGTCCTGTTGTGCAGTTCGTTTTCCAAAACTTTGGCCCCCGGCTTACGCATTGGTTGGATCGCCCCTGGCCGCTACCTTGAGCGCGTGCTGCACATGAAGTATATCACCACCGGTTCAACCGCCACGCAGCCACAGCTTGCCATTGCAGAATTCATCCGCGGCGGCCACTACATTCAGCACCTGCGCCGCATGCGCATCCGTTACCAGCAAAACCGCGATCTGATTACCTGCTGGATCACTCAATATTTCCCCGCCGATACACGTGTCAGCCAGCCTCGCGGCGGGTTTATGCTGTGGGTCGAACTGCATAAGGAATTTGATACTCTGCGCCTGAACCACTGCCTGGAACCGCTGGGAATACAGATCGCCGTTGGCAGTATTTTTTCCGCTTCAGGAAAATACCGTAATTGCCTGCGTATCAACTATGCGCCGAAGCTGACCACCGATGTTGAACAGGCGATAAAACAGATTGGCCTCACCATTACTCAGATCACTCAGAGCCAATTTGCCCACACGGAAGCCATGGGATTGAAACCCTGACCAAACTAGGATAAAAAATTACCACCGCTACTATAGAGATACCCTTTATGCCGAAAAAGATCTTAGTGAGTGCCTGTTTGGTTGGTTTTAACGTGCGCTATAACGCCTCTAATAAAAAGGTGACTAACGCGACGTTGCAACGCTGGCAGCAGGAGGGGCGAGTGGTGGTTTGCTGCCCGGAGCTGGCCGCAGGCTTTTCCACACCACGCCCACCGGCTGAAATTG
Proteins encoded in this region:
- a CDS encoding PLP-dependent aminotransferase family protein, translated to MTRYAALAAILRQRIEQGLYAAGERLPSVRALSLEHGVSISTVQQAYRQLEECLLVEPRAKSGYFVRRPHRIAELPAVTRPVQWPVDISQWEQVLDLIRSKPHSYRVQLGRGMPDVNEPTLKPLIKALGNTARHGDLRSLYYDDIQGVVGLREQIARLLLDSGCQLDAEQLVITTGCHEALSCGLRAICQPGDIVAVDSPCFHGTMQTLKGLGMKALEIPTDPLTGISLEALEMALDQWPVKVILLTPNCNNPLGYIMPDAHKKRLLTLAQRCDVAIIEDDVYGDIAYSYPRPRTIKSFDGDGRVLLCSSFSKTLAPGLRIGWIAPGRYLERVLHMKYITTGSTATQPQLAIAEFIRGGHYIQHLRRMRIRYQQNRDLITCWITQYFPADTRVSQPRGGFMLWVELHKEFDTLRLNHCLEPLGIQIAVGSIFSASGKYRNCLRINYAPKLTTDVEQAIKQIGLTITQITQSQFAHTEAMGLKP